The proteins below are encoded in one region of Deltaproteobacteria bacterium:
- a CDS encoding DUF4416 family protein yields the protein MSKPKEPHLVKLITSLITSDNGIINGLTKPVLKKMEDRFGGMDILSERLDFSHTDYYKDEMGEGLFRKIASFEKLIKPDSLPDIKLFTNSIEDEYLKEDGKRIINIDPGYISMEKMVLASCKNFSHRIYLINGVYADLTLIYKGDGFQPLEWTFSDYAEANMRRLLKEIRQRYAHQLQNMWSTSA from the coding sequence ATGAGTAAACCAAAGGAGCCGCATTTAGTTAAACTAATAACAAGCCTTATAACCTCTGATAATGGGATTATAAACGGGCTTACAAAACCTGTTTTAAAAAAGATGGAAGACAGATTCGGCGGCATGGATATTTTAAGCGAAAGGCTGGATTTTAGCCATACCGACTATTATAAAGATGAGATGGGGGAAGGGTTGTTCAGAAAGATTGCATCCTTTGAAAAACTTATTAAACCCGACTCACTACCGGATATAAAGCTTTTTACAAACTCAATTGAGGATGAATATCTCAAGGAAGATGGGAAGAGGATAATAAATATAGACCCGGGCTATATCTCCATGGAAAAGATGGTTCTTGCAAGCTGTAAGAATTTCTCCCACAGGATATATCTAATAAACGGCGTATATGCTGACTTAACCCTTATTTACAAGGGCGATGGATTTCAGCCGCTGGAGTGGACATTTTCGGATTACGCCGAAGCTAATATGAGAAGACTCCTGAAAGAAATTAGGCAGAGGTATGCGCACCAACTTCAAAATATGTGGTCTACAAGTGCTTAA
- a CDS encoding YicC/YloC family endoribonuclease: protein MLKSMTGCGAALFSIGEGRFSLEIKSVNHRFLEINIKAPDRFFLLENKIRDIIKKSCSRGSLSVAITSLGTSLGEAAGQLKPNIPLARYYIDVIRELQKELGLRQEEIDISLLLKFKDIFSFSGIERNHGMDWNGLKSGLESALNSLLKMREEEGCALAKDIGLRLDYMEDIVSKMEKRAPIISEAYREKLRQRMADILSGADVDEARLLTEVAVFAERSSITEELVRLKSHLTQFKNMLGLDELGAHPKDGSGRKADFLCQEVLREINTIGSKANDFELSTLVVSAKAELEKIREQVQNVE from the coding sequence GTGCTTAAGAGCATGACGGGCTGCGGCGCAGCTCTTTTTTCAATTGGGGAAGGCAGGTTTTCTCTTGAAATAAAGAGTGTAAATCATCGCTTTCTTGAGATAAATATAAAGGCCCCGGACAGGTTTTTCCTATTGGAAAATAAGATTAGAGATATTATCAAAAAGTCTTGCTCAAGAGGTTCGTTATCTGTAGCAATCACGTCTCTTGGCACATCTCTTGGAGAAGCAGCAGGACAATTGAAGCCCAATATTCCATTGGCCAGATATTATATTGACGTTATCCGGGAACTTCAAAAAGAACTTGGGCTCAGACAAGAAGAGATTGACATATCACTACTTTTGAAATTCAAGGATATATTTTCTTTTAGCGGTATAGAGCGCAATCATGGAATGGATTGGAATGGGCTTAAATCTGGTTTGGAAAGCGCATTAAATTCTCTCTTAAAGATGAGGGAGGAAGAAGGCTGCGCCCTTGCAAAAGATATAGGTTTAAGGCTTGATTACATGGAGGATATTGTCTCAAAAATGGAAAAACGAGCGCCGATTATATCAGAGGCATATAGAGAGAAACTAAGGCAGAGGATGGCCGATATTCTTAGCGGCGCAGATGTAGATGAGGCTCGATTATTAACAGAGGTTGCCGTTTTTGCCGAGCGAAGCAGTATTACAGAGGAACTGGTAAGGTTAAAGAGCCATTTAACGCAATTTAAAAATATGCTCGGATTAGATGAACTGGGCGCCCATCCGAAGGATGGGTCGGGCAGAAAGGCGGATTTTCTGTGCCAGGAGGTTTTGCGAGAGATAAATACCATTGGCTCAAAGGCCAATGACTTTGAATTATCCACTCTGGTTGTTTCAGCAAAGGCAGAGCTGGAGAAGATACGGGAACAGGTTCAGAATGTCGAATAA
- the gmk gene encoding guanylate kinase: MSNKEASNSQQSATGGNGILFIVSAPSGAGKTTLCRKAVDYFHDLRHSVSYTTRSPRDGEKDGIDYHFITKETFQEMINKGEFLEWAEVHGNRYGTSFNETKKLLVGGLDIILDIDVQGARQIKLQIVNFKFQISGVFIFVLPPSLEDCEKRIRNRGKDSYEAILSRLENARNEIKEMFWYEYVIINENLEDAFERLKSVIIAERSKRERMMGKLKGLYPTFLKE; this comes from the coding sequence ATGTCGAATAAAGAAGCAAGCAATAGTCAGCAGTCAGCGACAGGCGGCAACGGCATACTTTTTATTGTCTCTGCTCCTTCCGGCGCCGGCAAGACAACACTTTGCAGGAAGGCGGTTGACTATTTCCATGATTTAAGGCATTCTGTATCTTACACAACGAGGTCTCCCAGGGATGGTGAAAAAGACGGAATTGATTACCACTTTATAACTAAAGAGACCTTCCAGGAAATGATTAATAAAGGGGAGTTTCTTGAATGGGCAGAGGTTCATGGAAATAGGTACGGAACATCATTCAACGAGACTAAAAAACTGCTTGTAGGCGGATTGGATATAATCCTTGATATAGATGTCCAGGGTGCAAGGCAAATAAAACTGCAAATTGTAAATTTCAAATTTCAAATTTCAGGGGTCTTTATATTTGTCCTTCCACCATCATTGGAGGACTGTGAAAAAAGGATTAGAAACAGGGGTAAGGATAGTTATGAGGCAATTTTAAGCAGATTGGAAAATGCTAGAAACGAGATAAAAGAAATGTTCTGGTATGAGTATGTTATTATAAATGAAAACCTTGAAGATGCGTTTGAAAGGCTTAAATCAGTTATAATAGCTGAGAGAAGCAAAAGAGAAAGGATGATGGGAAAGCTTAAGGGGCTTTATCCCACGTTTCTGAAAGAATGA
- the rpoZ gene encoding DNA-directed RNA polymerase subunit omega produces the protein MARITVEDSLKRVPSRFALVVLAAKRSKNLLKGAKPLVNSENRAIVTALREIAAGKIVCENT, from the coding sequence ATGGCAAGGATAACGGTTGAAGACAGCCTCAAAAGAGTGCCGAGCAGATTTGCGCTTGTAGTTTTGGCAGCAAAAAGGTCAAAGAATTTATTGAAAGGCGCAAAACCTCTTGTAAACTCGGAAAACAGGGCTATTGTAACTGCATTGAGAGAAATAGCAGCCGGCAAAATTGTATGTGAGAATACTTAA
- a CDS encoding isoprenylcysteine carboxylmethyltransferase family protein, whose product MRILKTLKNIISHNRILTSVMLVIPFFFFARPGLLTLSIGLPVILLGEVIRIYASGYIHKGKEITMDGPYSLTRNPLYLGNFFLGLGFSIAAGNVFFPIIFIILFFFIYHATIEQEEAFLSNKFGEVYAHYKAKTSRFFPTPSSIRNSVNPVRSPHIGSNERTSGMKPSDRETSNGVKGIFRWELVKKHREYNTWIGILIGILLLVVKFLAV is encoded by the coding sequence GTGAGAATACTTAAAACCTTAAAAAACATCATAAGCCACAACAGGATTCTAACCAGCGTTATGTTGGTAATTCCGTTTTTTTTCTTCGCTCGGCCCGGATTGTTAACCTTATCCATTGGCCTGCCGGTCATTCTCTTGGGAGAAGTGATACGTATATACGCCTCCGGTTACATTCATAAAGGTAAGGAAATAACGATGGACGGGCCTTATTCCTTGACGCGGAATCCCCTATATCTTGGGAATTTTTTTCTCGGTCTCGGATTTTCCATAGCCGCTGGCAACGTTTTTTTCCCGATTATTTTTATAATCCTCTTTTTTTTCATTTATCATGCTACAATTGAGCAGGAAGAGGCTTTTTTATCGAACAAATTTGGGGAGGTGTATGCGCACTACAAAGCAAAGACATCGAGGTTTTTTCCAACACCTTCTTCTATCAGAAATTCAGTAAACCCCGTTAGAAGTCCGCACATAGGAAGTAATGAAAGAACAAGTGGCATGAAACCTTCGGATAGGGAGACTTCTAACGGGGTAAAGGGGATATTTCGCTGGGAACTGGTTAAGAAACACCGGGAATACAATACCTGGATAGGAATACTGATTGGAATACTTCTACTCGTTGTCAAGTTTTTGGCGGTCTGA
- the lptF gene encoding LPS export ABC transporter permease LptF: MPHIIQRYIFREMAIPFLFSIGIFTITSLLSKIPHLIQLMINHGVGFLVVVQFIVFILPSILIYVIPVSFLIAVLIAYNRLSSDNEITAMKASGLSILKISRSVAIMALFAYSISSFFTIYAFPWGSLSSKRLIYDMARSKASIGLRERVFNSAFNGLILYANRIITENGELEGIFISDQRDEKDNNIIVAKSGIISSDYQTMKITLRLFNGRVHRSGEKGLYKIVTFNTYDLNLSLKDEEIKNPDTSKTNKDLTVSQLKEKIDDMKRGGRDPSPHIIDLHKRFALPASVFVFGLLGIPLGIQRVRTIRFTSFTIGLGVMLFYYVLSKALESLGEKGLLNPVLAVWGTDILMAALGVTMFYKAAKDSPVKSLAWLEEKKDAALVIIKAALLRRKG; encoded by the coding sequence ATGCCGCACATAATACAGAGATATATTTTCAGGGAGATGGCCATTCCCTTTCTCTTTAGTATCGGTATTTTTACCATTACCTCCCTCCTGAGCAAGATACCCCATCTCATACAGTTAATGATTAATCATGGGGTGGGTTTTTTGGTCGTTGTTCAGTTTATTGTATTCATCCTGCCGTCAATTCTCATATACGTCATTCCAGTATCATTTCTCATAGCTGTCCTCATTGCATACAACAGACTTTCCAGCGACAACGAGATAACAGCGATGAAGGCATCGGGCCTGAGCATATTAAAGATAAGCCGGTCCGTTGCCATTATGGCGCTATTTGCATACAGTATTTCATCTTTTTTCACAATCTATGCCTTTCCGTGGGGGAGTTTGTCATCCAAAAGGCTTATATATGACATGGCAAGAAGCAAGGCAAGTATTGGTTTAAGGGAACGGGTATTTAACAGCGCGTTTAACGGGCTGATATTGTATGCAAACCGTATAATAACTGAAAATGGCGAACTGGAAGGTATTTTCATTTCGGACCAGAGGGATGAAAAAGACAACAATATAATAGTAGCAAAAAGCGGCATTATATCATCTGACTACCAAACTATGAAAATAACCCTGAGGCTTTTTAACGGCAGAGTCCACAGGTCAGGAGAAAAAGGGCTTTATAAGATTGTTACCTTTAATACATACGATTTAAACTTAAGCCTTAAAGATGAAGAGATAAAAAATCCTGATACTTCAAAGACCAACAAGGATCTGACTGTCAGCCAGCTAAAAGAAAAAATAGACGATATGAAGAGGGGGGGAAGAGATCCGTCGCCACATATAATAGATCTTCATAAGAGATTTGCACTCCCTGCTTCTGTATTTGTTTTTGGTCTCCTTGGCATCCCATTGGGAATCCAGAGGGTAAGAACAATAAGATTTACCAGTTTCACCATTGGCCTGGGAGTTATGTTATTTTATTATGTATTGTCAAAAGCATTGGAGTCGCTCGGAGAAAAGGGGCTTCTTAATCCTGTATTGGCAGTATGGGGAACGGATATCTTAATGGCTGCTCTGGGTGTTACAATGTTTTACAAGGCGGCCAAGGATTCTCCTGTAAAATCATTGGCATGGTTAGAAGAAAAGAAAGACGCCGCGCTTGTGATTATTAAGGCCGCTCTGCTGCGGAGGAAGGGATGA
- the lptG gene encoding LPS export ABC transporter permease LptG, whose translation MRILTRYILREFLKIFTLTLIAFVSIYLVIDIFEQFDRLIEHRVRFGDGFKLFLYKTPFIFYQTSPVAVLMATLISLGIFVRRSEFTAAMAGGISVSHFFIPFFMTALAVSGLNFMLNESIIPLANQKVMAIKETMGGINKRRTQFVQDSVWFRDKMDIYSIDYIEPQKGILKGLTIYKLDNDFNIIKRIDAKEVSWINGKWIAASGKELSFQQGGLVEEIKMTGNTIPLAEKPEDLINIERLADEMNFRELLRYVNKLKREGYVPTRYLVDLHSKISFPLVSIIMAMIGMPFALKSGRHGGIAVGVGISIIIGFSYWVVFAVNTSLGYNGITPPFLAAWLTNFIFAALGILMFGYVRQ comes from the coding sequence ATGAGAATACTTACAAGATATATCCTTAGGGAATTTCTTAAAATTTTTACACTTACACTCATTGCCTTCGTATCTATTTATCTTGTTATAGATATATTTGAGCAGTTTGACAGGCTTATAGAACATCGCGTTAGGTTTGGCGATGGATTTAAATTATTTCTATACAAGACACCTTTTATCTTCTACCAGACAAGCCCGGTTGCTGTTCTAATGGCTACCTTGATATCCCTTGGTATCTTTGTCAGACGCAGCGAGTTTACTGCTGCGATGGCAGGCGGAATCAGTGTATCACATTTTTTTATACCTTTCTTTATGACGGCATTAGCCGTAAGCGGGTTAAACTTTATGCTTAATGAGTCAATTATACCATTGGCTAATCAAAAGGTTATGGCTATAAAAGAGACAATGGGGGGGATAAATAAAAGAAGAACGCAGTTTGTTCAGGACAGCGTATGGTTCAGGGATAAGATGGACATATACAGCATAGACTATATAGAGCCGCAAAAGGGGATTTTAAAAGGCCTGACCATATATAAGCTTGACAATGATTTTAATATTATTAAAAGGATTGACGCTAAAGAGGTAAGCTGGATAAATGGGAAATGGATTGCAGCCAGTGGCAAAGAACTAAGCTTTCAGCAAGGCGGACTAGTTGAGGAAATAAAAATGACAGGAAATACGATACCGCTTGCAGAAAAACCGGAAGATCTTATAAATATTGAAAGGCTCGCAGATGAGATGAATTTCAGAGAACTTTTGAGATACGTGAATAAACTTAAGAGAGAAGGGTATGTGCCTACAAGATATCTTGTAGATTTACATTCCAAAATCTCATTTCCATTGGTAAGCATTATTATGGCAATGATAGGAATGCCGTTTGCATTAAAGAGCGGAAGGCACGGCGGGATAGCTGTTGGCGTTGGTATAAGCATCATCATAGGTTTCAGCTACTGGGTCGTCTTTGCAGTCAACACCTCCCTCGGGTATAATGGCATCACCCCGCCTTTTTTGGCCGCATGGCTTACAAATTTTATCTTTGCCGCGCTGGGGATTTTGATGTTTGGGTATGTCAGGCAGTAA
- a CDS encoding response regulator transcription factor gives MRILVVEDEKKVEGFIKKGLEEESYAVDVAYDGVEGEYLASTNDYDVIILDIMLPKKSGVDVVRDLRNKEIKTPVLLLTARDTVDDKVKGLNSGADDYLSKPFAFEELLARVRALMRRKGYGITELKFADLVLDQATRKAKRGDIVIDLTSKEYGLLEYFLRNPNKVLTRTMIAEHVWDYSFDSDTNIIDVYVNHLRNKIDKEPFKKLIHTVRGIGYIVKEGE, from the coding sequence ATGCGCATACTTGTTGTAGAAGATGAAAAAAAGGTTGAGGGCTTTATAAAAAAAGGGCTTGAGGAAGAAAGCTATGCCGTTGATGTTGCGTATGACGGGGTTGAAGGTGAATATCTCGCATCAACAAATGACTATGATGTCATTATACTGGATATAATGCTCCCTAAAAAAAGCGGCGTAGACGTGGTTAGGGATTTAAGAAATAAAGAGATCAAGACCCCTGTGCTTCTTCTCACTGCAAGAGACACTGTGGATGATAAGGTGAAAGGGCTTAACAGCGGGGCCGATGACTATTTAAGCAAGCCATTTGCATTTGAAGAGCTTCTGGCAAGGGTAAGGGCGCTCATGCGAAGGAAGGGCTACGGCATTACCGAACTTAAGTTCGCAGACCTCGTTCTGGATCAGGCTACAAGAAAGGCAAAAAGAGGCGATATTGTAATAGATCTGACCTCAAAGGAATACGGTCTCCTGGAATACTTTTTAAGAAATCCCAATAAGGTTCTGACCAGAACAATGATAGCAGAGCACGTCTGGGATTATTCCTTTGACAGCGACACCAATATCATTGATGTTTATGTAAATCATCTGAGAAACAAGATAGACAAAGAACCTTTCAAAAAACTGATACACACTGTAAGGGGTATAGGATATATTGTGAAGGAAGGGGAATAG
- a CDS encoding pitrilysin family protein yields the protein MSRIYKTQLKNGLKIITEEMPDIQSASIGIWVNIGSRNEDGKKNGISHFIEHLLFKGTEKRTALDIAREIESVGGVLNAFTGRENTCFYVKVLSKDIPLAVDLLSDIFLNSKFNKEELEKERAVILQEIKMVEDTPDDLIHDMFAKAFWKGHPLGMPVLGNLQTINSIKRDDVVSYYRGSYLPHAVIITAAGNINHKRLLKLLKPFEKMPISQSQIQNPKLVPRIKCEAGSASFKQGSEIPKPYPGITLEQRNLKQVHLCLGTPSPNQTHPDRYKIYLLNTLLGGGMSSRLFQEIREKRGLAYSVYSYLNLCLDVGSLVVYAGTAPDTFGKVVELILKELNTFSKKEAATGELKSAKEQLKGSMLLGLETSESRMTKLARDEIYFKRTITLKEIIGGIDKVTPKDIRRLAKDIFNPGKITLAAIGRIKGEDIPKVLKQ from the coding sequence ATGTCCAGGATTTATAAAACCCAACTAAAAAACGGCCTTAAGATTATCACCGAAGAGATGCCCGATATTCAATCGGCCTCCATCGGCATATGGGTAAACATCGGCTCCAGGAATGAGGATGGCAAAAAAAACGGCATATCCCATTTTATTGAGCACCTACTCTTTAAAGGCACTGAAAAAAGAACTGCCCTGGATATTGCAAGGGAGATAGAATCTGTTGGCGGTGTGCTTAATGCCTTTACAGGCAGAGAGAATACATGTTTTTATGTCAAAGTGTTAAGCAAGGATATCCCGCTGGCAGTTGACCTCCTCTCAGATATATTCCTGAATTCAAAATTTAATAAAGAAGAGTTAGAAAAGGAGAGAGCGGTAATCCTGCAGGAAATAAAGATGGTCGAGGATACACCCGATGATTTAATCCATGATATGTTTGCAAAGGCCTTCTGGAAAGGACATCCCCTTGGTATGCCGGTTCTTGGCAATCTCCAGACAATAAACTCTATAAAAAGAGATGATGTTGTGTCTTATTACCGGGGGTCATACCTGCCGCATGCTGTGATTATAACAGCGGCTGGAAATATAAACCATAAAAGATTATTGAAACTGCTGAAGCCCTTTGAAAAAATGCCGATCTCACAATCCCAAATCCAAAATCCTAAACTTGTCCCCCGCATCAAGTGCGAGGCAGGCTCTGCAAGTTTCAAGCAGGGATCAGAAATCCCGAAGCCGTATCCCGGCATTACACTGGAACAGCGGAACCTGAAACAGGTGCATCTCTGCCTCGGCACACCTTCACCAAACCAGACACATCCCGACCGATACAAGATTTACTTGCTCAATACATTGCTTGGCGGCGGAATGAGTTCACGTTTATTTCAGGAGATAAGGGAGAAGAGAGGGCTTGCCTATTCCGTATACTCATATTTGAATCTCTGCCTTGATGTAGGCTCATTGGTGGTGTATGCCGGAACTGCTCCTGATACATTCGGCAAGGTGGTAGAATTGATTCTGAAAGAGCTAAACACCTTTTCAAAAAAAGAGGCTGCTACAGGAGAGCTTAAATCTGCAAAAGAACAGCTAAAAGGCAGCATGCTGCTCGGTCTTGAGACGAGCGAAAGCAGAATGACAAAACTTGCGCGGGATGAGATATATTTTAAAAGAACAATTACCCTGAAGGAGATAATAGGCGGTATAGATAAGGTGACTCCGAAGGATATAAGAAGACTGGCTAAAGATATATTCAATCCGGGTAAAATAACCCTTGCCGCAATTGGCAGGATAAAAGGTGAAGATATACCGAAGGTATTGAAGCAATAA
- the pnp gene encoding polyribonucleotide nucleotidyltransferase gives MTKRYEIDFGGRPVSIEIGKMAKQANGSALVRYGDTAVIVTACAAKEASKGKDFLPLTVNYMEMRYAAGSIPGGFFKREGRPSEKEVLCSRLIDRPLRPLFPEGYFNETQVIATVLSFDPENDPEIAAMLGASAALMVSDIPFNNPIAAVRVGRINGKLICNPAYKQQKESDIDLIVAGSQDEIIMVEGGAKMVSEDVLLDAMMFAHDSMQEVIKLQKRIIMEIGKPKMPVPAVNIDTGLTAKVQTFADIKISEALNIPSKQDRYQRLSDISKELIEALKSTYEGREDEIVKIFEDLKYHILRKSVISKNIRIDGRGLADIRPISCEIGLLPRTHGSALFTRGETQAMVVTTLGTSEDEQKIDALSGWEYKRFMLHYNFPPFSVGEVKMLRGPGRREVGHGALAERAIANIIPEADTFPYTIRIVSDILESNGSSSMASVCGASLSMMDAGVPTKDSVAGIAMGLIKEGEKVAVLSDILGDEDHLGDMDFKVAGTESGITAFQMDIKITGVTKEILRQAIYQAKEGRLHILKKMKEAISSPRTELSEYAPRIITIYVKQDKIRDVIGPGGKNIKGIIEKTGVKMDIDDSGKINIASPDDEAAQKAIAMVKELTQEAEVGKIYLGKVRKIMDFGAFVEIFPGTDGLVHISQLAEERVKDVKDILKEGDEVLVKVLEVDRQGKIRLSRKEALGKTVAS, from the coding sequence ATGACAAAGAGGTATGAAATAGATTTCGGCGGCAGGCCGGTCTCAATAGAGATTGGAAAGATGGCTAAGCAGGCAAATGGCTCTGCCTTGGTAAGATACGGGGATACTGCGGTTATTGTTACTGCCTGTGCGGCAAAAGAGGCAAGCAAAGGCAAAGATTTCCTTCCCCTTACTGTAAATTACATGGAGATGAGATACGCTGCGGGGAGTATCCCTGGTGGATTTTTTAAAAGAGAGGGCAGGCCAAGCGAAAAAGAGGTTCTGTGTTCCAGATTGATAGATAGGCCCCTCAGGCCTCTTTTCCCGGAAGGATATTTTAACGAGACCCAGGTTATTGCAACAGTTCTTTCGTTTGATCCGGAAAATGATCCTGAGATAGCGGCAATGCTTGGGGCTTCGGCAGCGCTTATGGTTTCTGATATTCCGTTTAATAACCCAATAGCAGCCGTTCGGGTAGGCAGGATAAACGGAAAACTTATATGCAACCCTGCATATAAGCAGCAAAAGGAAAGCGATATCGATTTAATAGTAGCCGGCAGCCAGGATGAAATAATAATGGTTGAAGGCGGTGCAAAGATGGTGTCAGAGGATGTACTCCTTGATGCCATGATGTTTGCCCATGATTCCATGCAGGAGGTTATAAAACTCCAGAAAAGAATAATCATGGAAATAGGAAAACCAAAAATGCCTGTTCCTGCTGTCAACATAGATACTGGATTGACAGCAAAGGTACAGACATTTGCTGATATTAAAATAAGCGAGGCGCTTAATATCCCCTCCAAACAGGACAGATATCAGAGGTTGTCCGACATATCCAAAGAATTGATAGAGGCGCTCAAATCAACCTACGAAGGCAGAGAGGATGAGATAGTAAAGATATTTGAAGACCTCAAATACCACATATTGAGAAAGTCTGTTATTTCTAAAAATATAAGGATAGATGGCAGAGGACTTGCTGATATAAGACCTATAAGCTGCGAGATTGGACTCCTCCCAAGGACCCACGGCTCTGCCCTCTTTACCAGGGGTGAGACCCAGGCAATGGTTGTTACAACACTTGGCACATCAGAGGATGAACAAAAGATAGATGCCCTCTCCGGATGGGAATATAAGAGATTTATGCTCCATTATAACTTTCCGCCTTTTTCTGTCGGAGAGGTGAAAATGCTAAGGGGACCAGGCAGAAGAGAGGTGGGCCATGGCGCACTGGCAGAGAGGGCTATAGCAAATATCATTCCTGAAGCTGATACGTTTCCTTACACAATACGGATTGTCTCAGATATATTGGAGAGTAACGGCTCATCATCTATGGCAAGTGTATGCGGCGCATCGCTATCCATGATGGATGCCGGTGTTCCCACAAAAGACTCTGTGGCCGGCATTGCAATGGGCCTTATCAAGGAAGGCGAAAAGGTAGCTGTGCTTTCAGACATACTCGGTGACGAAGACCATCTTGGCGATATGGATTTTAAGGTTGCCGGCACAGAAAGCGGAATCACTGCGTTTCAGATGGACATAAAGATAACAGGCGTGACAAAAGAGATTTTAAGACAGGCAATATATCAGGCAAAAGAAGGCAGACTTCATATCCTTAAAAAGATGAAAGAGGCAATATCATCTCCAAGAACAGAGCTTTCCGAGTATGCACCAAGGATAATCACCATTTATGTTAAACAGGATAAGATAAGGGATGTTATAGGGCCTGGCGGAAAGAACATTAAAGGCATTATAGAAAAAACCGGCGTAAAAATGGATATAGATGATTCAGGAAAGATAAATATTGCCTCCCCTGATGATGAGGCTGCGCAAAAGGCCATTGCTATGGTAAAGGAACTTACCCAGGAGGCGGAGGTAGGAAAGATATATCTCGGCAAGGTAAGAAAGATTATGGACTTTGGCGCATTTGTGGAGATATTTCCGGGAACAGACGGGCTTGTGCATATCTCCCAGTTAGCTGAAGAAAGGGTCAAGGATGTCAAAGACATACTCAAGGAAGGCGACGAGGTGCTGGTAAAGGTTCTGGAGGTAGATAGACAGGGGAAAATAAGACTTTCCCGCAAAGAGGCGCTGGGAAAGACAGTTGCAAGCTAA
- the rpsO gene encoding 30S ribosomal protein S15 — MLTQERKQEVIKTFKRKETDTGSPEVQIALLTERVNYLTGHFKVHTDDHHSRRGLLKMVGQRRRLLEYLKRKDVTRYKAVVDKLGLRK, encoded by the coding sequence ATGCTTACACAAGAAAGAAAACAGGAGGTTATAAAGACCTTCAAGCGAAAAGAAACAGATACCGGCTCGCCGGAGGTGCAGATTGCCTTGCTGACCGAGAGGGTAAACTATCTGACCGGCCACTTCAAGGTACATACGGATGACCACCATTCCAGGAGAGGACTCTTAAAGATGGTTGGCCAGAGGAGAAGGCTGCTTGAATATCTGAAGAGAAAGGATGTTACGAGATATAAGGCTGTTGTTGACAAATTAGGCTTAAGAAAATAA
- the truB gene encoding tRNA pseudouridine(55) synthase TruB, which produces MTGVLIIDKPTGPTSHDVVTMVKKRLGARKVGHIGTLDPLATGVLPLCINEATKLARFLEKGEKEYLATIKLGEETDTYDSEGVVVAKGDITSITKESIVSAINDFKGRIKQIPPMFSAVKMDGVPLYKLARQCVTVERKPRDVEIYSIGITNITLPFITINAICSRGTYIRSLAFDIGRKLGCGAHLVSLRRMKSGIFSLKDSISINDLKDLQEDILHNNIIPVERLFSNIPDIEVDTITANKIMDGMSPNTKTFSAGVNFFPSIRDNEMIRFTANGRIIALATYKGEEGFKLERVLKNSEAHPCLVHAGAGLENRR; this is translated from the coding sequence ATGACAGGTGTTTTGATAATAGATAAACCAACAGGCCCCACATCGCATGATGTTGTGACGATGGTAAAAAAACGATTGGGGGCGAGGAAGGTGGGGCACATCGGCACACTTGACCCTCTTGCAACAGGTGTTTTGCCCCTTTGTATAAATGAAGCCACAAAACTTGCGAGATTTTTAGAAAAGGGAGAAAAGGAATATCTGGCAACAATAAAACTTGGGGAAGAAACCGACACCTATGACAGCGAAGGCGTCGTTGTGGCAAAAGGAGATATAACATCTATTACTAAAGAAAGTATAGTTTCGGCTATAAATGATTTCAAAGGCAGAATAAAACAGATCCCTCCGATGTTTTCTGCTGTAAAAATGGACGGTGTTCCCCTTTACAAGCTGGCCAGACAATGTGTTACGGTGGAGCGAAAACCGCGTGATGTAGAGATTTACAGTATAGGTATTACAAATATTACACTCCCGTTTATTACTATCAATGCGATATGCTCCAGGGGAACATATATACGAAGCCTTGCCTTTGACATAGGGAGAAAACTTGGCTGCGGCGCACATCTTGTCAGTTTAAGAAGGATGAAAAGCGGGATATTTTCTCTGAAAGACAGTATTTCAATAAATGACCTCAAAGATTTACAAGAAGACATACTGCATAATAATATTATCCCTGTTGAAAGGCTTTTTTCAAATATACCTGATATAGAGGTTGATACAATAACGGCTAATAAAATAATGGATGGCATGTCTCCCAATACCAAAACTTTTAGCGCGGGGGTAAATTTTTTCCCTTCCATTAGAGATAATGAGATGATAAGATTTACCGCTAACGGACGGATTATTGCCCTTGCCACCTATAAAGGCGAGGAGGGATTTAAATTAGAAAGGGTGTTAAAAAATAGTGAGGCTCACCCCTGCTTAGTACATGCAGGGGCAGGCTTAGAAAACAGGAGGTAA